From a single Micromonospora carbonacea genomic region:
- a CDS encoding LmeA family phospholipid-binding protein translates to MATAHPAYEERPRRRGRKVLITLVVLLLILGGLLVAADRVAAGVAERAITDQVSQQITKQGAQSSPPEVEVGGFPFLTQVLDGRYERISIRLRDVRGSVNGDAVALPELDVDARNVRASLETLRTQQGDVVAETVDGTGTITYESLAALLDRPGLTLGQRDGRLAVTAPVDILGQKLTLTGTADVTVGKEGAISLRFNDVDAEGLPNIPLARTLLSNYAKDISIDVPLPDLPFQLAVREVRPLPQGLAVTAAAKDVPINSAG, encoded by the coding sequence GTGGCGACGGCCCACCCGGCGTACGAGGAACGTCCCCGGCGACGCGGGCGCAAGGTACTCATCACGCTGGTGGTCCTGCTGCTGATCCTGGGCGGGCTGCTGGTGGCCGCCGACCGGGTGGCCGCCGGGGTGGCCGAGCGGGCCATCACCGACCAGGTCAGCCAGCAGATCACCAAGCAGGGCGCCCAGTCCTCGCCGCCCGAGGTCGAGGTCGGCGGCTTCCCGTTCCTCACCCAGGTGCTCGACGGCAGGTACGAACGGATCTCCATCCGGCTGCGCGACGTGCGGGGCTCGGTCAACGGCGACGCGGTGGCCCTGCCCGAGTTGGACGTCGACGCCCGCAACGTGCGGGCCTCCCTGGAGACCCTGCGCACCCAGCAGGGCGACGTGGTCGCCGAGACCGTCGACGGCACCGGCACCATCACGTACGAGAGCCTGGCCGCGCTCCTCGACCGGCCCGGCCTGACCCTCGGCCAGCGCGACGGCCGGCTCGCCGTCACCGCCCCCGTCGACATCCTCGGGCAGAAGCTGACGCTCACCGGGACCGCCGACGTGACCGTCGGCAAGGAGGGCGCGATCTCGCTGCGCTTCAACGACGTCGACGCCGAGGGGCTGCCGAACATCCCGCTGGCCCGCACCCTGCTGAGCAACTACGCCAAGGACATCTCGATCGACGTCCCCCTGCCCGACCTGCCGTTCCAGCTCGCGGTGCGCGAGGTCAGGCCGCTGCCGCAGGGCCTGGCGGTGACCGCCGCCGCCAAGGACGTCCCGATCAACTCGGCCGGCTGA
- a CDS encoding Ms5788A family Cys-rich leader peptide: protein MGTLLTKRRAVDLCRVATCLCRPVI, encoded by the coding sequence ATGGGGACGCTCCTCACCAAACGGCGCGCGGTCGACCTGTGCCGCGTGGCCACCTGCCTGTGTCGCCCCGTCATCTGA
- a CDS encoding sulfurtransferase, whose amino-acid sequence MSRDTALVSAEWAEKNIDAPGVVFVEVDEDTSAYDTGHIAGAIKLDWRTDLQDPVRRDFVNKSQFEALLSERGISNDDVVVLYGGNNNWFAAYAYWYFKLYGHRDVKLLDGGRKKWELDARPLVTDAVTRPATQYVAQEPDTSIRAFRDEVVAAIGTKNLVDVRSPDEFAGRLLAPAHLPQEQAQRAGHIPTAISVPWSKAANEDGTFKSDDELRKIYAAAGLDDSKETIAYCRIGERSSHTWFVLQELLGHANVKNYDGSWTEYGSLVGVPVALGDEPGEA is encoded by the coding sequence ATGAGTCGCGACACCGCACTCGTCTCGGCCGAGTGGGCCGAGAAGAACATCGACGCCCCGGGCGTCGTCTTCGTCGAGGTCGACGAAGACACCTCGGCCTACGACACCGGCCACATCGCCGGCGCGATCAAGCTCGACTGGCGCACCGACCTCCAGGACCCGGTCCGCCGGGACTTCGTCAACAAGTCCCAGTTCGAGGCGCTGCTCTCCGAGCGCGGCATCTCCAACGACGACGTCGTCGTCCTCTACGGCGGCAACAACAACTGGTTCGCCGCGTACGCGTACTGGTACTTCAAGCTCTACGGCCACCGCGACGTCAAGCTGCTCGACGGCGGCCGCAAGAAGTGGGAGCTGGACGCCCGCCCGCTGGTGACCGACGCGGTGACCCGCCCGGCCACCCAGTACGTCGCGCAGGAGCCGGACACCTCGATCCGCGCCTTCCGCGACGAGGTCGTCGCCGCGATCGGGACCAAGAACCTGGTCGACGTGCGCAGCCCCGACGAGTTCGCCGGCCGGCTGCTCGCCCCCGCCCACCTCCCGCAGGAGCAGGCGCAGCGCGCCGGCCACATCCCCACCGCGATCAGCGTGCCGTGGTCCAAGGCGGCGAACGAGGACGGCACCTTCAAGTCCGACGACGAGCTGCGCAAGATCTACGCCGCGGCCGGGCTGGACGACAGCAAGGAAACCATCGCCTACTGCCGGATCGGCGAGCGCTCCTCGCACACCTGGTTCGTGCTCCAGGAGCTGCTCGGCCACGCCAACGTGAAGAACTACGACGGATCCTGGACCGAGTACGGCTCGCTGGTCGGCGTGCCGGTCGCGCTCGGCGACGAGCCCGGGGAGGCCTGA
- a CDS encoding DUF1416 domain-containing protein, which yields MTAPTAPTAAGCAAPDQAAPLPASLDLEKETVITGAVRSEAGDTVAGAYVRLLDSTGEFTAEVVTSPAGQFRFFAAPGTWTLRALSRHGNGDTTVTAARGINEVTVTVAP from the coding sequence ATGACTGCTCCCACCGCTCCTACCGCTGCCGGGTGCGCCGCGCCCGACCAGGCCGCCCCGCTGCCGGCGAGCCTGGACCTGGAGAAGGAGACCGTCATCACCGGCGCCGTCCGGTCCGAGGCGGGCGACACCGTCGCGGGCGCGTACGTCCGGCTGCTCGACTCGACCGGTGAGTTCACCGCCGAGGTGGTCACCTCGCCGGCCGGCCAGTTCCGGTTCTTCGCCGCCCCGGGCACCTGGACGCTGCGGGCGCTGTCCCGGCACGGCAACGGCGACACCACCGTGACGGCCGCGCGCGGCATCAACGAGGTAACGGTCACCGTAGCGCCCTGA
- a CDS encoding DinB family protein: protein MTPPDAKADLHQYLRDAREALLWKLDGLSEYDIRRPVTPTGTNLLGLVKHLAGVEFGYFGPTFGRPYDEPMPWFDSDADPNADMWATADESRAQIVALYRRAWAHADATIEALPLDATGTVPWWPAGRNDVTLHRVLVHVTAESHRHAGHADIVRETIDGTAGLLRGIDNLPYADASRWAEHRARVQRAAEQASDG, encoded by the coding sequence ATGACGCCACCCGATGCCAAGGCCGACCTGCACCAGTATCTGCGTGACGCCCGCGAGGCCCTGCTGTGGAAGCTCGACGGGCTCTCGGAGTACGACATCCGCCGGCCCGTGACCCCGACCGGCACCAACCTGCTGGGGCTGGTCAAGCACCTGGCCGGCGTCGAGTTCGGCTACTTCGGGCCGACCTTCGGCCGCCCGTACGACGAGCCGATGCCCTGGTTCGACTCCGACGCCGACCCCAACGCGGACATGTGGGCGACCGCCGACGAGTCTCGCGCGCAGATCGTCGCGCTCTACCGCCGGGCCTGGGCACACGCCGACGCGACGATCGAGGCGCTGCCGCTCGACGCGACCGGCACCGTGCCCTGGTGGCCGGCCGGCCGCAACGACGTGACCCTGCACCGGGTCCTGGTGCACGTGACCGCAGAGAGCCACCGGCACGCCGGGCACGCGGACATCGTCCGGGAGACGATCGACGGCACCGCCGGGCTGCTGCGGGGCATCGACAACCTGCCGTACGCCGACGCGAGCCGGTGGGCGGAGCACCGCGCCCGGGTGCAGCGCGCAGCCGAACAGGCGTCGGACGGGTAA
- a CDS encoding glycosyltransferase, translating into MREALLISTITLGGIILFLLVAAFGYGFLRPERVTRHGERPEFPRYRPVAPDEVAIMIACRNGAATIAGAVRAARATGARVYVVSDASTDATAREAAEAGAEVLELTENVGKPAALHAGYVRFGLGTAYRAVAILDDDVLVAPDFVTAALAHLTERVAIVVGHNVTWWPPERRWNPWLAKRAYSYWNYQAVVRRIQSHFNVMNCISGSNSIYRTELLDVLLPQQPPYIVDDTYWVLETHRRGLGRVVYAPRATALLQDPTNGRDWYKQNLRWLWGTFQGIIGHSVGRRNTRFDYAYVLLMAHWLLYVLGAPLTLWLLATAGPGLGTGLLLLLAGQGLWVALAAWRLRRPRLLLFLPTIVLADLLYRVILVHALVKAIRQPTVDRCVWASPTRLAVPSATDA; encoded by the coding sequence ATGCGGGAAGCTCTCCTGATCTCCACGATTACTCTCGGTGGGATCATTCTGTTCCTCCTCGTGGCCGCGTTCGGCTACGGCTTCCTCCGCCCCGAGCGGGTCACCCGGCACGGCGAGCGCCCCGAGTTCCCCCGGTACCGGCCGGTCGCCCCCGACGAGGTGGCCATCATGATCGCCTGCCGGAACGGGGCGGCGACGATCGCCGGAGCGGTGCGGGCCGCCCGCGCCACCGGCGCCCGGGTCTACGTGGTCTCCGACGCCTCCACCGACGCGACCGCGCGGGAGGCCGCCGAGGCCGGCGCCGAGGTGCTGGAGCTCACGGAGAACGTCGGCAAGCCCGCCGCCCTGCACGCCGGGTACGTCCGGTTCGGGCTCGGCACGGCGTACCGGGCCGTCGCCATCCTCGACGACGACGTGCTGGTCGCGCCCGACTTCGTCACCGCCGCGCTGGCGCACCTCACCGAGCGGGTGGCGATCGTCGTCGGGCACAACGTCACCTGGTGGCCGCCGGAGCGGCGGTGGAACCCGTGGCTGGCCAAGCGCGCCTACAGCTACTGGAACTACCAGGCCGTCGTACGCCGCATCCAGAGCCACTTCAACGTCATGAACTGCATCTCCGGCTCGAACTCGATCTACCGCACGGAGCTGCTCGACGTGCTGCTGCCGCAGCAGCCGCCGTACATCGTCGACGACACGTACTGGGTGCTGGAGACGCACCGCCGGGGCCTGGGCCGCGTCGTGTACGCCCCCCGCGCCACCGCGCTGTTGCAGGACCCGACGAACGGCCGGGACTGGTACAAGCAGAACCTGCGCTGGCTGTGGGGCACCTTCCAGGGCATCATCGGGCACTCCGTCGGCCGCCGGAACACCCGCTTCGACTACGCGTACGTGCTGCTCATGGCGCACTGGCTGCTCTACGTGCTCGGCGCGCCGCTCACGCTGTGGCTGCTCGCCACCGCCGGGCCGGGCCTCGGCACGGGCCTGCTGCTCCTGCTCGCCGGCCAGGGGCTCTGGGTCGCGCTCGCCGCCTGGCGGCTGCGCCGCCCCCGCCTGCTGCTCTTCCTGCCGACGATCGTGCTGGCCGACCTGCTGTACCGGGTGATCCTGGTGCACGCCCTGGTCAAGGCCATCCGCCAGCCAACGGTGGACCGGTGCGTGTGGGCCTCCCCCACCCGCCTCGCCGTCCCCTCCGCCACGGACGCGTGA
- a CDS encoding amylo-alpha-1,6-glucosidase: MRGQVSILDGNTFLVSDRRGDIEPAQDFPTGLFSFDTRFLSTWVLTVDGERLHPLSVDDAFSYRTRFFLVPGAPSHYLDAKVSVIRSRSIGGSFAEELTVLNHSGREVVFVVRVDMGADFADLFEIKQTRRKTGRATAAPGEDELRFTYRREGFHRETVVVSSATATVDPTGMTFRVRVEPHGEWTTRLDVQTVIYGARGEDVRDSLPLGAHRSIADIQTEHEEVIARAPKLGCDCEPLAGAYLRSLNDLAALRYESIALGVRLMAAGLPWFMTLFGRDSIFTSLQVLPFLPDVVPPTITMLAGLQGFRIDDFRDEEPGKILHELRYGETAGFEEQPHSPYYGAADSTPLFVILLDEYERWTGDTGLVRQLEAAARGALEWIDTYGDLLGTGYVWYRTRNPATGLANQCWKDSWDAISYADGRLPGFPRATCETQGYAYDAKLRGARLAREVWHDPAYAERLEREAAELKERFNRDFWLPDREFYALALDQDGQPVDALSSNIGHLLWSGIVDADKAGPVAAHLLGPRLFSGWGVRTLADDQGRYNPIGYHVGTVWPFDNSIIAWGLWRYGFREEAGRICEGIFSASRHFGGRLPEAFAGYERDLTDYPVEYPTACSPQAWSAGTPLLLLRVMLGLEPQGEHLIIDPAVPEGMGRVELLDIPGRWGLVDALGRSRTASDPVRR, encoded by the coding sequence GTGAGGGGGCAGGTCAGCATCCTCGACGGCAACACCTTCTTGGTCAGCGACCGGCGGGGCGACATCGAGCCGGCGCAGGACTTCCCGACCGGGTTGTTCTCCTTCGACACGCGGTTCCTGTCGACCTGGGTGCTGACCGTCGACGGGGAGCGGCTGCATCCGCTCTCCGTCGACGACGCGTTCTCGTACCGCACCCGGTTCTTCCTGGTGCCCGGCGCGCCCTCGCACTACCTGGACGCGAAGGTGTCGGTGATCCGCAGCCGGTCCATCGGCGGCAGCTTCGCCGAGGAGCTGACCGTCCTCAACCACTCCGGGCGCGAGGTCGTGTTCGTCGTCCGGGTCGACATGGGGGCCGACTTCGCCGACCTGTTCGAGATCAAGCAGACCCGGCGCAAGACGGGCCGGGCCACCGCCGCCCCGGGGGAGGACGAGCTGCGGTTCACCTACCGGCGCGAGGGTTTCCACCGGGAGACCGTGGTGGTCAGCAGCGCCACGGCGACCGTCGACCCGACGGGGATGACGTTCCGGGTGCGCGTCGAGCCGCACGGGGAGTGGACCACCCGGCTCGACGTCCAGACGGTGATCTACGGGGCCCGGGGCGAGGACGTCCGGGACAGCCTGCCGCTCGGCGCGCACCGGTCCATCGCCGACATCCAGACCGAACACGAGGAGGTCATCGCGCGGGCACCGAAGCTCGGCTGCGACTGCGAGCCGCTGGCCGGGGCGTACCTGCGGAGCCTGAACGACCTGGCGGCCCTGCGCTACGAGTCGATCGCCCTCGGGGTGCGGCTGATGGCCGCCGGGCTGCCCTGGTTCATGACCCTGTTCGGTCGGGACAGCATCTTCACCTCGCTCCAGGTGCTGCCGTTCCTGCCGGACGTGGTGCCGCCGACGATCACCATGCTGGCCGGTCTCCAGGGGTTCCGGATCGACGACTTCCGCGACGAGGAGCCCGGCAAGATCCTGCACGAGCTGCGGTACGGCGAGACGGCCGGGTTCGAGGAGCAGCCGCACTCGCCGTACTACGGCGCCGCCGACTCGACGCCCCTGTTCGTGATCCTGCTCGACGAGTACGAGCGGTGGACGGGCGACACCGGGCTGGTGCGGCAGTTGGAGGCCGCGGCCCGGGGCGCGCTGGAGTGGATCGACACGTACGGCGACCTGCTGGGCACCGGGTACGTCTGGTACCGGACCCGCAACCCGGCGACGGGGTTGGCGAACCAGTGCTGGAAGGACTCCTGGGACGCGATCTCCTACGCCGACGGCCGGCTGCCGGGCTTCCCCCGAGCCACCTGCGAGACCCAGGGGTACGCGTACGACGCGAAGCTGCGCGGGGCGCGGCTGGCCCGCGAGGTCTGGCACGATCCCGCGTACGCGGAGCGGCTGGAGCGGGAGGCGGCGGAGCTGAAGGAGCGGTTCAACCGGGACTTCTGGCTGCCCGACCGCGAGTTCTACGCGCTGGCGCTGGACCAGGACGGGCAGCCCGTCGACGCCCTGTCGTCGAACATCGGCCACCTGCTGTGGAGCGGGATCGTCGACGCCGACAAGGCCGGGCCGGTCGCCGCGCACCTGCTCGGGCCCCGGCTGTTCTCCGGCTGGGGCGTGCGTACGCTCGCCGACGACCAGGGCCGCTACAACCCGATCGGCTACCACGTCGGCACGGTGTGGCCGTTCGACAACTCGATCATCGCGTGGGGCCTGTGGCGGTACGGCTTCCGCGAGGAGGCCGGCCGGATCTGCGAGGGGATCTTCTCCGCGTCCCGGCACTTCGGCGGGCGGCTGCCGGAGGCGTTCGCCGGCTACGAGCGGGACCTCACCGACTATCCGGTGGAGTATCCGACCGCATGCAGCCCGCAGGCGTGGTCGGCCGGCACCCCGCTGCTGCTGCTGCGGGTGATGCTCGGCCTGGAGCCGCAGGGCGAGCACCTGATCATCGATCCGGCGGTGCCGGAGGGCATGGGCCGGGTGGAGCTGCTCGACATCCCCGGCCGGTGGGGGCTGGTCGACGCGCTGGGCCGCAGCCGCACCGCGAGCGACCCGGTGCGCCGCTGA
- a CDS encoding DsrE family protein, whose amino-acid sequence MLGPMARSLVVKATAGADAPERCAQAFTVAATAAAAGVDVSLWLTGESTWFALPGRAQQFELPHSAPLGELLHVILTTGRVTACTQCAARRDIGPGDVLPGVRIAGAAVFVEEAMAEGARALVY is encoded by the coding sequence ATGCTGGGCCCCATGGCCCGCTCTCTCGTCGTCAAGGCGACCGCCGGGGCCGACGCCCCGGAGCGGTGCGCCCAGGCCTTCACCGTCGCCGCCACGGCCGCCGCCGCCGGGGTGGACGTGTCGCTCTGGCTGACCGGGGAATCGACCTGGTTCGCGCTGCCGGGGCGGGCGCAGCAGTTCGAGCTGCCGCACTCCGCGCCGCTGGGCGAGCTGCTGCACGTGATCCTGACGACGGGCCGGGTGACCGCCTGCACCCAGTGCGCGGCCCGGCGGGACATCGGCCCCGGCGACGTGCTGCCCGGGGTGCGGATCGCCGGGGCGGCGGTCTTCGTCGAGGAGGCGATGGCCGAGGGTGCGCGGGCACTCGTCTACTGA
- the mtfM gene encoding small membrane protein MtfM, producing the protein MVTEIGFVSLLVAGLGALAGGLVYAAVRISRGRW; encoded by the coding sequence ATGGTTACCGAGATCGGGTTCGTCAGCCTGCTGGTCGCCGGCCTGGGCGCGCTCGCCGGTGGCCTGGTCTACGCTGCCGTGCGCATTTCGAGAGGACGTTGGTGA
- a CDS encoding FABP family protein produces MSDENPLQPPWLNAPPVDPYPYEESHDLRVGPKLHPTLDGLLPYVGVWRGRGRGGYPTIEDFDFAQEIRISHDGRPFLHYESRAWILDEQSRPVRAGGREIGWWRPVLDGDGRATDELEALMSVPTGVMELHIGKRKGTQVEFVTDAVVRTATAKEVTAGHRLFGIVEGALLYAQDMAAVGHSLTPHLSARLIRVAG; encoded by the coding sequence GTGAGCGACGAGAACCCCCTCCAGCCGCCGTGGCTGAACGCGCCCCCGGTCGACCCGTACCCGTACGAGGAGAGTCACGACCTGCGCGTCGGCCCGAAGCTCCACCCGACGCTGGACGGCCTGCTGCCGTACGTCGGGGTGTGGCGCGGCCGGGGCCGGGGCGGCTACCCGACGATCGAGGACTTCGACTTCGCCCAGGAGATCCGGATCAGCCACGACGGCCGGCCGTTCCTGCACTACGAGTCGCGGGCGTGGATCCTCGACGAGCAGAGCCGGCCGGTGCGCGCCGGCGGCCGGGAGATCGGCTGGTGGCGTCCGGTGCTCGACGGCGACGGCCGGGCAACCGACGAGCTGGAGGCCCTCATGTCGGTGCCGACGGGCGTGATGGAGCTGCACATCGGCAAGCGCAAGGGCACCCAGGTCGAGTTCGTCACCGACGCCGTGGTGCGCACCGCCACGGCCAAGGAGGTCACCGCCGGCCACCGCCTCTTCGGCATCGTCGAGGGCGCCCTGCTCTACGCGCAGGACATGGCCGCCGTGGGCCACTCCCTGACCCCGCACCTCTCGGCCCGCCTGATCCGCGTCGCCGGCTGA
- a CDS encoding aminotransferase class IV translates to MAGGAATGGGADVRVAVLGRGVVPAGAPVLRGDDLGALQGDGLFETMHVRGGRPWLRDEHLARLARGAARIGLPLPPAGVLAGLLEEVCAGWPVDAEGALRLVCTRGPEGGGPPSAHATLAGLPVAARQARRGGISVATLPLGVAATARPALGWLPVGVKSTSYAVSAAARRWVAGHGVDDALWVSTDGYALEGPTANVVWVAGRALCTVPADATGILPGVTAAWLLGHAAELGLTAEERMVTPAGLRAADGVWLTSSLRGLAPVHTLDGVRLPRSAHTDAAQALLAHPR, encoded by the coding sequence GTGGCGGGCGGGGCGGCGACGGGCGGCGGGGCGGACGTGCGGGTCGCGGTGCTGGGGCGGGGCGTCGTGCCGGCCGGCGCGCCGGTGCTGCGCGGCGACGACCTGGGCGCGCTCCAGGGCGACGGGCTCTTCGAGACCATGCACGTGCGCGGCGGCCGGCCGTGGCTGCGCGACGAGCACCTGGCCCGGCTGGCCCGGGGGGCCGCCCGGATCGGCCTGCCGCTGCCCCCGGCCGGGGTGCTGGCCGGGCTGCTGGAGGAGGTCTGCGCGGGCTGGCCGGTCGACGCGGAGGGCGCGCTGCGCCTGGTCTGCACCCGGGGGCCGGAGGGCGGCGGGCCGCCGTCGGCGCACGCCACGCTCGCCGGGCTGCCGGTCGCCGCCCGGCAGGCCCGGCGCGGCGGGATCTCGGTGGCGACCCTGCCGCTGGGCGTGGCCGCCACCGCCCGCCCCGCCCTGGGCTGGCTGCCGGTCGGCGTCAAGTCGACGTCGTACGCGGTGAGCGCCGCCGCCCGCCGGTGGGTCGCCGGGCACGGCGTGGACGACGCGCTGTGGGTCTCCACCGACGGCTACGCCCTGGAGGGGCCGACCGCGAACGTCGTCTGGGTGGCCGGGCGCGCCCTGTGCACGGTGCCGGCCGACGCCACCGGCATCCTGCCCGGGGTGACCGCCGCCTGGCTGCTGGGGCACGCCGCCGAGCTGGGCCTGACCGCCGAGGAGCGCATGGTCACCCCGGCGGGGCTGCGCGCCGCCGACGGGGTGTGGCTCACGTCGTCCCTGCGCGGGCTGGCCCCGGTGCACACCCTGGACGGGGTGCGCCTGCCGCGCTCGGCGCACACCGACGCCGCCCAGGCCCTGCTGGCCCACCCCCGCTGA
- a CDS encoding Fur family transcriptional regulator, with translation MSESSLAEVLRARGLRLTAQRQLILQAVLDLGHATPEQVHTAVREVAAGVNITTIYRTLELLERLGLVTHTHLSHGSPTYHAAGEHQHVHLVCRECGAIDEIDPELLGPLADRLVAERGFRVDIGHVALFGVCGRCGEEPAGEGVPGRGEDGEQQ, from the coding sequence GTGTCCGAGTCATCCCTCGCGGAAGTGCTCCGCGCCCGTGGGCTGCGGCTGACGGCGCAGCGGCAGCTGATCCTCCAGGCGGTGCTGGATCTCGGGCACGCCACACCGGAGCAGGTGCACACCGCCGTGCGCGAGGTCGCCGCCGGGGTCAACATCACCACCATCTACCGCACGCTGGAGCTGCTGGAACGCCTCGGCCTGGTGACCCACACCCACCTGTCGCACGGCTCGCCCACCTACCACGCGGCCGGCGAGCACCAGCACGTCCACCTGGTCTGCCGCGAGTGCGGCGCGATCGACGAGATCGACCCGGAGCTGCTCGGGCCGCTGGCCGACCGGCTGGTCGCCGAGCGCGGGTTCCGGGTGGACATCGGGCACGTGGCGCTGTTCGGCGTCTGCGGCCGGTGTGGGGAGGAGCCCGCGGGCGAAGGCGTTCCGGGCCGGGGCGAGGACGGGGAGCAGCAATGA
- the ygfZ gene encoding CAF17-like 4Fe-4S cluster assembly/insertion protein YgfZ, giving the protein MIDIAGAVATDAIDEETRDQPEPAHRAAGVRPVAAHYGDPLREQRVLDTAVGLVDRSHRGVVAVPGEERIGWLHTLTTQHLAALAPGEGTELLVLSPHGHVEQHAMVAEDGDTTWLDTEPGATGGLLTYLEKMRFFSKVEPRDATAEHALLSLVGPEATGALATLGVTGLAAPDAVAVPGPKFRAGELPPRPTVRYAVAPLPGGGWARRGPLGVDLLVPRPAMDRVVAELRAAGVPPVGLWAYEAIRVAARRARVGVDTDHRTIPAEVDLIAPAVHLDKGCYRGQETVARVHNMGRPPRRLVLLHLDGVTTDRLPAAGTPVTLDGRAVGFVGTAVLHHELGQVALAVLKRNVPDDARLLVGESAAAIE; this is encoded by the coding sequence ATGATCGACATCGCAGGCGCGGTGGCCACCGACGCCATCGACGAGGAGACCCGGGACCAGCCGGAGCCGGCGCACCGGGCGGCCGGGGTGCGGCCCGTCGCCGCCCACTACGGCGACCCGCTGCGGGAGCAGCGCGTCCTCGACACCGCCGTCGGCCTCGTCGACCGGTCACACCGGGGCGTCGTCGCCGTGCCCGGCGAGGAGCGCATCGGCTGGCTGCACACCCTCACCACCCAGCACCTCGCCGCCCTGGCCCCGGGCGAGGGCACCGAGCTGCTGGTGCTCTCCCCACACGGCCACGTCGAGCAGCACGCCATGGTCGCCGAGGACGGCGACACCACCTGGCTCGACACCGAGCCCGGGGCCACCGGGGGCCTGCTGACGTACCTGGAGAAGATGCGGTTCTTCAGCAAGGTCGAGCCGCGCGACGCCACCGCCGAGCACGCCCTGCTCTCGCTGGTCGGCCCCGAGGCGACCGGGGCGCTCGCCACGCTGGGCGTGACCGGGCTGGCCGCGCCCGACGCCGTCGCGGTGCCCGGCCCGAAGTTCCGCGCCGGCGAACTGCCGCCCCGCCCCACCGTCCGCTACGCTGTCGCGCCGCTGCCCGGCGGCGGGTGGGCCCGCCGGGGCCCGCTGGGCGTGGACCTGCTGGTGCCCCGGCCCGCCATGGACCGGGTCGTCGCCGAGCTGCGCGCGGCCGGGGTGCCGCCGGTGGGGCTGTGGGCGTACGAGGCGATCCGGGTGGCCGCCCGGCGGGCCCGGGTCGGGGTGGACACCGACCACCGGACCATCCCGGCCGAGGTGGACCTGATCGCCCCGGCGGTGCACCTGGACAAGGGCTGCTACCGGGGCCAGGAGACGGTGGCCCGGGTGCACAACATGGGTCGGCCGCCGCGTCGCCTCGTCCTGCTGCACCTGGACGGGGTGACCACCGACCGGCTGCCGGCGGCCGGCACGCCGGTGACCCTCGACGGCCGGGCGGTCGGCTTCGTCGGCACGGCGGTGCTGCACCACGAGCTGGGCCAGGTCGCGCTGGCGGTGCTGAAGCGCAACGTCCCCGACGACGCCCGCCTGCTGGTCGGCGAGTCGGCCGCCGCCATCGAGTAA
- a CDS encoding 3-keto-5-aminohexanoate cleavage protein produces MTTGTLITVAPTGAESAKAEVPALPVTLDELMLTAKECEALGAAVIHVHIRDDEARPTLDQGRLRETVAALREGTDLIVQLSTGGAVTDPEADRLAVLDAGPDMASCTMGTLNFGDDVFLNRWEFIVDLHTRMQERGIVPEYEIFDLGHLTALQRLLGKHGLPHGGHVHVDFVMGVPGGMPGTTATLAAAHQALRDLPEGTTFSATGIGRSTIPVLLASLSAGGHLRVGMEDTVTYAKGRPVESNMQLVARAVGFAQLAQRPPLTTAEARALLGVAPR; encoded by the coding sequence ATGACGACAGGGACGTTGATCACGGTTGCCCCCACCGGCGCGGAGTCGGCCAAGGCGGAGGTCCCGGCGCTGCCGGTGACCCTCGACGAGCTGATGCTGACCGCCAAGGAGTGCGAGGCGCTCGGCGCCGCCGTGATCCACGTCCACATCCGCGACGACGAGGCCCGGCCCACACTCGACCAGGGGCGGCTGCGGGAGACCGTGGCGGCCCTGCGCGAGGGCACCGACCTGATCGTGCAGCTCTCCACCGGCGGCGCGGTCACCGACCCGGAGGCCGACCGGCTGGCCGTCCTCGACGCCGGGCCGGACATGGCGTCCTGCACCATGGGCACGCTCAACTTCGGCGACGACGTCTTCCTCAACCGCTGGGAGTTCATCGTCGACCTGCACACCCGGATGCAGGAGCGCGGCATCGTGCCCGAGTACGAGATCTTCGACCTCGGCCACCTGACCGCCCTGCAACGGCTCCTCGGCAAGCACGGGCTGCCGCACGGCGGGCACGTGCACGTCGACTTCGTGATGGGCGTGCCGGGCGGCATGCCGGGCACCACGGCGACGCTTGCCGCCGCCCACCAGGCGCTGCGCGACCTGCCGGAGGGCACCACGTTCTCGGCCACCGGCATCGGGCGCAGCACCATCCCGGTGCTGCTGGCCTCCCTGTCGGCCGGCGGGCACCTGCGGGTCGGCATGGAGGACACGGTGACGTACGCGAAGGGCCGGCCGGTCGAGTCGAACATGCAGCTCGTGGCGCGGGCGGTGGGCTTCGCCCAGCTCGCGCAGCGCCCGCCGCTGACCACCGCCGAGGCCCGCGCCCTGCTCGGCGTCGCCCCCCGCTAG